A single genomic interval of Deltaproteobacteria bacterium harbors:
- the lepB gene encoding signal peptidase I, translating to MKPTSMPPIGKDRKGKVREYAEAFAVALLIALVVRTLVIQAFKIPSSSMENTLLIGDHIFVNKFLYGYHIPFTKGRVLQFGSPKRGDIIVFVFPEDPSKDFIKRVIGVPGDTVEIRQKKVFINGHPVEEHYTRFADGSAIDSFVRARDNLPPIKVPPGKLFTMGDNRDRSYDSRFWGYVDMDAVIGKAMFIYFSIDWSRGVLWSEPWRYPELVRWSRIGQLLH from the coding sequence ATGAAACCGACATCCATGCCGCCGATCGGGAAGGATCGGAAGGGGAAGGTACGGGAATACGCCGAGGCGTTCGCCGTCGCTCTCCTGATAGCGCTCGTGGTGCGCACGCTGGTGATCCAGGCTTTCAAGATCCCTTCCAGCTCCATGGAAAACACGCTCCTGATCGGCGATCACATCTTCGTGAACAAGTTCCTCTACGGCTATCACATCCCGTTCACCAAGGGACGGGTGCTGCAGTTCGGCAGCCCGAAGCGGGGCGACATCATCGTATTCGTGTTCCCCGAGGACCCGAGCAAGGATTTCATCAAGCGCGTCATCGGGGTGCCGGGGGACACCGTGGAGATCCGTCAAAAGAAGGTATTCATCAACGGGCACCCTGTCGAGGAACACTACACGCGGTTCGCCGACGGAAGCGCAATCGACAGCTTCGTGCGGGCCAGGGACAACCTTCCGCCGATCAAGGTGCCGCCCGGGAAGCTGTTCACGATGGGCGACAACCGCGACCGCTCATACGATTCGAGGTTCTGGGGCTACGTGGACATGGACGCGGTCATAGGGAAAGCCATGTTCATCTATTTTTCGATCGACTGGAGCCGCGGTGTCCTCTGGTCCGAGCCCTGGCGCTACCCCGAGCTGGTGCGCTGGAGCCGAATCGGGCAACTTCTTCACTAA
- the pyrR gene encoding bifunctional pyr operon transcriptional regulator/uracil phosphoribosyltransferase PyrR: MKKASRKVILDAKGMERVLSRLTHEILEKNKGAEELVLVGIMSGGVPLSRFIKDKIRVIEGVDVPAGYVDITLYRDDLSRAGYQPRLKRTEIPFSIDEKKVVLVDDVLFTGRTIRAAMDALIDFGRPKNIQLAVLVDRGHRELPIRADYVGRNVPTSRSENVDVMVQGEREDWKVVLKESAPEKGE; this comes from the coding sequence ATGAAGAAGGCGAGCAGGAAGGTGATACTGGACGCCAAGGGGATGGAGCGGGTCCTTTCGCGGCTTACCCACGAGATCCTGGAGAAGAACAAGGGGGCCGAGGAACTTGTGCTTGTCGGTATTATGTCCGGCGGCGTTCCTCTCTCCAGGTTCATAAAGGATAAGATCCGCGTCATAGAGGGTGTGGACGTTCCCGCGGGTTACGTCGATATCACGCTTTACCGGGACGATCTTTCGCGCGCAGGATACCAGCCGCGCCTGAAGCGCACCGAAATCCCGTTTTCGATCGATGAAAAGAAAGTCGTGCTTGTGGACGACGTGCTGTTCACCGGGCGCACGATCCGCGCGGCGATGGACGCCCTGATCGATTTCGGGCGCCCGAAGAACATCCAGCTCGCCGTGCTGGTCGACCGGGGCCACCGGGAGCTGCCGATCCGGGCCGATTACGTCGGAAGGAACGTTCCCACATCCCGCAGTGAAAACGTCGACGTCATGGTTCAGGGGGAACGAGAGGACTGGAAGGTCGTCCTCAAGGAATCCGCTCCTGAGAAGGGGGAATGA
- a CDS encoding aspartate carbamoyltransferase catalytic subunit gives MDWKRKHVLGLADFRPEEMEFVVDTARSMEEVLTRDIKKVPALRGKTVVNLFFEASTRTRTSFEIAGKRLSADVVNFSSATSSVTKGETLLDTAKNIEAMKPNIVILRHHASGAPHFLSRFVSCSIINAGDGANEHPSQGLLDLYTILKAKGKVSGLKIAIVGDILHSRVVRSDLHSLGRMGAKLWLCGPATMVPREMERTGAKVTYDIKEAIRDADVVMMLRIQLERQKTSYFPSLREYSCKYGLNRSVFSLAKEDAVIMHPGPINRGVELSDELADCAQSRILNQVESGVAIRMALLYLLAGGRDAAH, from the coding sequence ATGGACTGGAAACGGAAGCACGTTCTGGGGCTGGCCGATTTCCGCCCCGAGGAGATGGAATTCGTGGTCGACACCGCGAGGTCGATGGAAGAGGTGCTGACAAGGGATATAAAGAAGGTCCCTGCGCTGCGCGGAAAGACCGTTGTGAACCTCTTTTTCGAAGCGAGCACGCGCACCCGGACCTCGTTCGAGATAGCGGGGAAGCGCCTCTCCGCCGACGTTGTGAATTTCAGTTCGGCCACATCAAGCGTCACCAAGGGAGAGACGCTGCTCGACACCGCGAAGAACATCGAGGCGATGAAGCCCAACATCGTCATCCTCAGGCATCACGCATCCGGCGCCCCGCACTTCCTCTCGCGATTCGTTTCCTGCTCCATCATAAACGCGGGAGACGGCGCGAACGAACATCCCTCCCAAGGATTGCTGGATCTCTATACGATACTTAAGGCAAAAGGCAAGGTAAGCGGCCTTAAGATTGCGATAGTAGGAGATATATTGCATAGCCGCGTGGTAAGGTCCGACCTTCATTCCCTGGGGCGCATGGGAGCGAAACTTTGGCTCTGCGGGCCGGCCACGATGGTCCCGAGGGAAATGGAACGTACCGGCGCGAAGGTAACATACGATATCAAGGAGGCCATCCGGGACGCAGACGTCGTCATGATGTTGAGAATACAACTGGAGCGACAAAAGACCTCCTATTTCCCGTCTCTTAGGGAATATTCCTGCAAGTATGGCTTGAACCGCTCCGTATTCTCGCTGGCAAAAGAAGACGCGGTGATCATGCACCCGGGCCCCATAAACAGGGGAGTCGAGCTTTCCGACGAACTCGCCGATTGCGCGCAATCAAGGATTCTGAACCAGGTGGAGTCCGGGGTCGCCATCCGGATGGCGCTCCTTTATCTCCTTGCGGGAGGTCGCGATGCTGCTCATTAA